Below is a genomic region from Medicago truncatula cultivar Jemalong A17 chromosome 3, MtrunA17r5.0-ANR, whole genome shotgun sequence.
TTCTTTATCTTAATCCACACGTCAGTTACATAatctcaatttaattttaatcttaatcgCGGGTAATGCGTGTCATTAATTATGTGTAGTAGTGAAGTAGTATAAAGTGCGACCCCATTTCCTTTGATTTTCATCAtcgaaacaacaacaacaacaacactatCATTCATAATACTTTACCTTTCGAATTTCCAACTACATAAGAATTAATAATCATGGCTGAGGAGAATCAGAACAAGTACGAGGAAACTACAGCAACCAACTCTGAGACGACAGAGATCAAAGACAGGGGTGTTTTTGATTTCCTAGGTGGTAAGAAAAAGGATGAAGAACATAAGCCTCAAGAGGAAGCTATTGCAACTGATTTTAATCACAAGGTGACTTTGTATGAAGCTCCATCAGAGAccaaagttgaagaaaaagaagaaggtgAAAAGAAACACACCAGCCTCTTGGAGAAACTTCACCGATCTGATAGCTCTTCAAGCTCTGTAAGTAGTAAAATTCAGTCATTCTGTCTTTGTCgctttgatatatatatatatatatatatatatatatatatatataaaaatgaatgaatgaatgtggTTTTGATGCATGTATAGTCGAGCGAGGAGGAAGTTGAtggagagaagaggaaaaagaagaagaaagaaaagaaggagGACACATCAGTGGCAGTAGAGAAAGTTGATGGAACAACTGAGGAGAAGAAAGGCTTCCTAGACAAGATTAAGGAGAAGCTTCCAGGACACAAGAAAACTGATGATGTAACAACTCCACCAGCACCACCTGTTGTTGTTGCTCCTGCTGAGACAACAACTACTAGTCATGATCAAGGAGATCAGAAGAAAGGTATATTGGAAAAGATCAAAGAGAAGATTCCTGGTTATCACCCTAAGACTGCTACTGATCATGATCATGATCATGATCACAAGGATGAGACTACTTCTCATTGATTATCATCGATCCATTCTTCTGTTTTGTGGCTTTGGGGGTGCTTtgtttaattcattttcatttcaatacGTACTAAGGCCTTATCATTTTCTgtgttatttctttcttcatcATATATGCATCTGCTACTTAATTTGTCTTTAATTTGTGtctacttttttaaaatacacaGAAAAGAAAAGTTGTTTGGGTTTCATTTATCTGTTCTtagtgtattaaaaaaaaattatggaatatGAATTATCTATTTTGTTTGTGAAGCATAAGTATTCGATTATTCATTACTATGcgttttgattttctttcataAGAACGAACATACTATActtgattttatatatatgtgaggAATGTACGAAGGGTTAAACTTAAGATATGCAAGAAGGTTGAGAAGTTACGAGGTTTTTAGAGTTAAACGTGGATTTATTAATTAGTGGTTGCTATTGCTAATCTCCTTATAATGAGAATGGAAGACCTT
It encodes:
- the LOC11420442 gene encoding dehydrin ERD14, which produces MAEENQNKYEETTATNSETTEIKDRGVFDFLGGKKKDEEHKPQEEAIATDFNHKVTLYEAPSETKVEEKEEGEKKHTSLLEKLHRSDSSSSSSSEEEVDGEKRKKKKKEKKEDTSVAVEKVDGTTEEKKGFLDKIKEKLPGHKKTDDVTTPPAPPVVVAPAETTTTSHDQGDQKKGILEKIKEKIPGYHPKTATDHDHDHDHKDETTSH